The window CGCATAGCGAATCTTTCAGTTGCGCTCGAAACATACGCTTCCGGTATTGCGAGGAGTTTTCCGTCTCATTACCGAACCGTAAGAAGCGGGAGCCGCGCCGTTGCGCCGCGCCGTCACGGGGCGTTCTGCGGCTGGCTGTTGCGTCGCAACTCGCCGGGCGTCATGCCGAACCGAGCACGAAACCGGCGGCTGAAGTGCGACAGATCGGAAAAACCCCAACTAAAGGCGATGTCGCCGATCATCCGATGCGCCTGCAGCGGATCTTCGAGTGCACGGCGGCAATGCTCGAGACGCCGGTGCAGGATGTAGCGCTCGACGGAGGTATTCTCCTCGGCCAGAAGCGCGTTGGCGTAGCGCACGCTGATGCCGGCAGCGGCCGCCACGTCCGCCGGCCGCAGGACCGGGTCGTTGATGCGCGCATCGATCATCGATTTGAGGCGGATGAGCGTCGTTGAACGCGGCGAAGACAGGGTCGGGCTGGCATCGCCGACCGTCAGCGTCAGGGCGATGAGGTCAAGCGCCTGCTCGGCTAAGCGGGGCTTCAGCCGATCGTCCAACAAGCTGGCCCTCTCGCTCAGCATCGCGATGAATTCGGCCGCCAGACCGGCGATGGGATGGTCCGGCAATACGACGCCGCTCGTCACCGCCTGGCCGACGCGCGCCTGCAGAACCTTGCGAGGGATGCTGACGAAGATCGTCGTCGACTGACTGAGGAACTCAATATCGAGGGGCTTGCTCACGTCCTGCAGATATAGCGTTCCCTTGCCGATCGAATGGTCGCGGCCATCCTGGGATATCGTCGAGCGCCCATCTACTCTGACCCCCAGGATCAGGTCGTCGATGTCGTCGCGGGCAGCCTCGCGGCGCGTGCGCGTGACTTCGCAAGGCGTGCACTCGCAACGGGATAGATAGAGGTTGTCCAGCCAATCCCCGGTGAGAGACCCGGCAAAGTCTCCGTTCTTTGCACTGAACTGGTGCTTGAAGAACGCCTCCGTGGCCACGTCGACCCAGTAGGGCACGCGGTCATGCTGGTGTAGATGCTCCGTAGAGAAAGCAATGGACATGCGTTGCCTCGGCGGGGCTGCCCGCACGGTCAACCGATTGTGCCGGCTCGGTCAAGCACGCGCATGGAATCTGGGGCACTTTAGTCCGTCTACCGAACTTCAGGACGGTGCCGGTTGCAATCTAAGCGTGCATATCCGTCATATCGCCCGGAAAGGTATGTTAACCGTGAACTTCTCCACTCTGCACCTGCTCCACCGGGTCCATCAGTGCGCCGGCGAGCTGTTCCAGACGCACATGAACGGCCTCGACGTAACCACCACTCAGTACACGGTGCTCGTCGCGGCGGCGGAACGCGAGGGATTGAGCCAGCAGGACATCATCAACGCCACGGGGATCGACCGCTCGACCGTCTCCCAGGTCGTGCAGCTACTAATCCGCAAAGGGCTCCTGAAGCGGCGGCGCACGCGGCACGATGCGCGCGCTTACGCCATTACGCTCACCGAAGCTGGGCAGAAGGTTCTGGAAGCATCCGAACCCATTGTCGGCCGTATCGAGCAGGCCCTTGTGGAGGCGCTGCCGGCCACGCGCGCCAAGCTCTTTGTCTCCAATCTCAAGGCCATTGTTGCCGCCCTCGAGCCGGCGAAAACCTAGCCCTCGCCGGACGCGTTTCGCGACGATTGCGGCGGGAGGCTGCTACTCCGCTCCGCGTTGACAGGTGACGGCGGCCCAATAGAGTGCGCCGCGCCGCAACATGGAGCCCGACGCGATGGCCAGCAGCCGCACGCCTGCAAAGTTCTATTCCCCGCTCGCCATCGGCGCTCCCGAACCCTATCGCGCGCTGCCGGTACGGCTTGAGCGCATGATCCACTTCATACCGCCGCACAACGAGAAAATACGCGCCAAGATCAAGGACATCGCCGGACAAGTCGACGTCGTGCTCGGCAATCTCGAGGACGCTATACCGGCGGACCAGAAGGAAGCGGCCCGCGCCGGGTTCATCGTCATGGCGCGCGAGACCGACTTCGGCACGACCGGCCTTTGGACGCGCATCAACTGCCTGAACAGCCCGTGGATGCTCGACGACGTGCGCGAGATCGTCGCCGCGGCGGGCAACAAGCTCGACGTCATCATGCTGCCGAAGGTCGAGGGGCCGTGGGATATTCACTATCTCGACCAGCTCCTCGCCCAGCTCGAGGCCAAGCACGCCATCAAGAAGCCCATTCTGATCCACGCCATCCTCGAGACGGCCGAAGGCGTCAACAACGTGGAAGCCATCGCCGCGGCGTCGCCGCGCATGCACGGCATGAGCCTCGGCCCGGCCGACCTCGCTGCCTCGCGTGGCATGAAGACGACGCGCGTCGGCGGCGGCCATCCCGACTACGGCGTGCTGGCCGATGGCAATGGCGCCGCGAGCCGCCCATTTTTTCAGCAGGACCTCTGGCACTACACCGTCGGCAAGATGGTCGACGCGTGCCTCGCCTACGGCCTGAAGCCCTTCTACGGGCCGTTCGGCGACTTTTCCGACGCCGCCGCCTGCGAGGCGCAGTTCCGCAATGCGTTCCTGCAGGGGTGCCTCGGCGCCTGGTCGCTGCATCCGTCGCAGATCGACATCGCCAAGCGCGTCTTCTCGCCCGACGAGAAGGAAGTCGCCTTCGCCAAGCGCATCCTCGACGCCATGCCGGACGGCACCGGCGCGGTGATGATCGACGGCAAGATGCAGGACGACGCCACCTGGAAGCAGGCCAAGGTCATTGTCGACCTCGCCCGCCTGGTTGCCACCAAGGATCCGCAGAAGGCTGCCGCCTACGGTCTTTAGGTCGCTGGGTGGTCCGGATCGCACGTCGTGAACCGACTTGCGCGGCTTCGATTGACAGTTATGGCCGGCTCCCGTGGAATAGGGCGCGGGGTGGGACGGACGCGCGAAAAATGGGCACGGTAAGGCAAGCGAAGTATTCGGTGGGGCAGGTCGTGCGCCACCGCTTCTACCCGTTTCGCGGTGTCGTCTTCGACATCGATCCGGTGTTCGACAACACCGAGGAATGGTGGGAGTCGATTCCCGAGGACATCCGGCCGCACAAGCAGCAGCCGTTCTACCACCTGCTGGCCGAGAACGCAGAGACCGAGTACATCGCCTACGTCTCCGAGCAGAACTTGCTGCCTGACGAGACCGGACAGCCGTTGCGCCATCCCCAGCTCTCCGAGCTGTTCACCGAGGATGAGAACGGCGGCTATAGGGCGCTCTTCCTGCAATCCCACTGACAGCGCGACGCTCATAAGAAAGCCGCCCGGCTTGTCGGCCGGGCGGCTTTCTAATCGATCGTGCTCGATGGCGGAGCTTACTTCTTCGCCGCCGGAGCAGCGGCCGGAGCAGCTGCATCCGCGGGCGGCGGAGGCAGGTTCTTCATCTGCTCAGCTTTGTACTTCTCGAGAGCCGCCTGCTGACGCTCGCGGATCTGGGCCATCAGCTGACCGCGCGCCTTGGCGTATTCTTTATTGTCGACCGGCTTGCCACCGAAGGCCTCGGT of the Hyphomicrobium album genome contains:
- a CDS encoding helix-turn-helix domain-containing protein, which translates into the protein MSIAFSTEHLHQHDRVPYWVDVATEAFFKHQFSAKNGDFAGSLTGDWLDNLYLSRCECTPCEVTRTRREAARDDIDDLILGVRVDGRSTISQDGRDHSIGKGTLYLQDVSKPLDIEFLSQSTTIFVSIPRKVLQARVGQAVTSGVVLPDHPIAGLAAEFIAMLSERASLLDDRLKPRLAEQALDLIALTLTVGDASPTLSSPRSTTLIRLKSMIDARINDPVLRPADVAAAAGISVRYANALLAEENTSVERYILHRRLEHCRRALEDPLQAHRMIGDIAFSWGFSDLSHFSRRFRARFGMTPGELRRNSQPQNAP
- a CDS encoding HpcH/HpaI aldolase/citrate lyase family protein, coding for MASSRTPAKFYSPLAIGAPEPYRALPVRLERMIHFIPPHNEKIRAKIKDIAGQVDVVLGNLEDAIPADQKEAARAGFIVMARETDFGTTGLWTRINCLNSPWMLDDVREIVAAAGNKLDVIMLPKVEGPWDIHYLDQLLAQLEAKHAIKKPILIHAILETAEGVNNVEAIAAASPRMHGMSLGPADLAASRGMKTTRVGGGHPDYGVLADGNGAASRPFFQQDLWHYTVGKMVDACLAYGLKPFYGPFGDFSDAAACEAQFRNAFLQGCLGAWSLHPSQIDIAKRVFSPDEKEVAFAKRILDAMPDGTGAVMIDGKMQDDATWKQAKVIVDLARLVATKDPQKAAAYGL
- a CDS encoding MarR family winged helix-turn-helix transcriptional regulator, encoding MNFSTLHLLHRVHQCAGELFQTHMNGLDVTTTQYTVLVAAAEREGLSQQDIINATGIDRSTVSQVVQLLIRKGLLKRRRTRHDARAYAITLTEAGQKVLEASEPIVGRIEQALVEALPATRAKLFVSNLKAIVAALEPAKT
- the hspQ gene encoding heat shock protein HspQ; protein product: MGTVRQAKYSVGQVVRHRFYPFRGVVFDIDPVFDNTEEWWESIPEDIRPHKQQPFYHLLAENAETEYIAYVSEQNLLPDETGQPLRHPQLSELFTEDENGGYRALFLQSH